A genomic window from Archaeoglobus profundus DSM 5631 includes:
- a CDS encoding acetyl-CoA carboxylase biotin carboxylase subunit, with the protein MFEKVLVANRGEIAIRVMRACRELGIRTVAVYSSADRRALHRLYADESYYIGKADARESYLNIDRIIEVAKKADVDAIHPGYGFLAENPEFAKRCEEEGIVFIGPSSDVIAKMGSKVMARKLMQEAGLPVVPGSPALEDVDSAFKWAEKIGYPVAIKASGGGGGIGITIVNSEDELEQAFYKSKKLGEKYFGDATVYIEKYLPKPRHIEFQVLADEHGNVIHLGERECSIQRRHQKLIEECPSPAVDDETREEMGKLVVKGTKYIGYTNAGTMEFLYQDGKFYFLEMNTRLQVEHTITELVTGIDIVKYQIKIAYGEELYHDQEDVVMRGHAIECRINAEDPIEFLPRSGRIVHYRSPGGIGVRVDSGVHMGYVIPKEYDPMISKLCVWGENRLEAIYRMRRALWEYVIVGVETNIPFHLAVMHNDAFVRGETHTKFVDEQDIREEVRTYMVKYHPIMKRLDEVFREEIKEEDIAVALALAEYQRYEEPRISTWKMHARLENVK; encoded by the coding sequence ATGTTCGAAAAGGTTCTCGTTGCAAACAGGGGAGAGATTGCTATAAGGGTGATGAGAGCGTGTAGAGAACTCGGCATAAGGACTGTTGCAGTGTACAGTTCTGCTGATAGAAGGGCTTTGCACAGACTTTACGCGGATGAGAGTTACTACATAGGTAAGGCAGATGCCAGAGAAAGCTACCTAAACATAGATCGAATCATAGAGGTTGCTAAAAAGGCGGATGTCGATGCAATACATCCCGGTTACGGATTCTTAGCCGAGAATCCCGAGTTTGCAAAGAGGTGTGAGGAGGAAGGGATAGTTTTCATAGGTCCAAGCTCGGATGTCATCGCAAAGATGGGTTCTAAGGTCATGGCAAGAAAGTTGATGCAGGAAGCAGGATTACCTGTGGTTCCCGGTTCTCCAGCTTTGGAGGATGTAGATTCCGCCTTCAAATGGGCTGAAAAGATAGGTTATCCAGTGGCGATTAAGGCTTCTGGCGGTGGAGGAGGTATAGGTATCACGATAGTCAACAGCGAAGATGAACTTGAACAGGCTTTTTACAAGTCGAAGAAATTGGGAGAAAAGTACTTTGGAGATGCGACCGTCTACATAGAGAAGTATCTACCGAAACCCAGACACATAGAGTTCCAAGTGTTGGCAGATGAGCATGGAAACGTCATTCATTTGGGGGAGAGGGAGTGCAGTATTCAGAGGAGGCATCAGAAGTTGATAGAGGAGTGTCCTTCTCCCGCAGTTGATGATGAGACTAGGGAGGAGATGGGAAAGTTGGTTGTAAAGGGTACCAAGTATATCGGATACACTAACGCCGGAACTATGGAATTCCTTTATCAGGACGGGAAGTTCTACTTCCTCGAGATGAATACCCGTCTGCAGGTTGAGCACACGATCACCGAACTCGTAACGGGGATAGACATAGTGAAATATCAGATAAAGATCGCTTATGGAGAAGAGCTTTATCACGATCAGGAGGATGTTGTAATGAGGGGACATGCAATAGAGTGTAGAATAAACGCCGAAGATCCGATAGAGTTCCTGCCGAGGAGCGGTAGGATTGTCCATTACAGGAGTCCCGGTGGTATTGGCGTTAGGGTTGACAGCGGTGTTCACATGGGTTACGTCATTCCGAAGGAGTACGATCCGATGATCTCGAAACTCTGCGTCTGGGGAGAGAACAGACTTGAAGCTATATACAGGATGAGGAGGGCTCTTTGGGAGTACGTAATAGTTGGAGTTGAGACTAACATACCCTTCCACTTAGCGGTGATGCACAACGATGCCTTTGTGAGAGGAGAAACGCATACGAAGTTTGTGGACGAGCAGGACATAAGGGAGGAGGTCAGAACATACATGGTTAAGTATCATCCGATAATGAAGAGGCTCGATG
- the scpB gene encoding SMC-Scp complex subunit ScpB — MKEEIEAILFSSPEPVDVRDIAKILRTKVEDVEEAVNELIKDYESRSTALEIIRLGNRVLMRVKPKYQHLVSGERDLDRSTLRTLAIIAVNQPIELSKLAKMRGNRCYEQVKRLEELGLVKSEKKGRTKILTTTEAFIKYFGLNVSSIDEIKDVLRRRLESLNL; from the coding sequence ATGAAAGAGGAGATTGAAGCAATTTTGTTCTCATCCCCAGAGCCCGTAGATGTTAGAGATATAGCCAAGATTTTGAGAACGAAAGTTGAGGATGTGGAGGAAGCTGTTAATGAGCTGATAAAGGACTATGAAAGTAGATCCACAGCCTTGGAGATAATAAGGCTTGGAAACAGGGTACTCATGAGAGTCAAGCCGAAGTATCAGCATCTCGTTTCTGGGGAGAGAGACTTAGATAGATCAACCCTAAGAACTCTCGCAATAATAGCAGTAAATCAGCCGATAGAGCTCTCGAAGCTTGCGAAAATGAGAGGAAACAGATGCTACGAGCAGGTCAAGAGGTTGGAAGAGCTTGGCTTGGTTAAGTCCGAGAAGAAAGGAAGAACAAAGATTTTAACAACTACCGAGGCTTTCATAAAGTACTTCGGCTTGAATGTGAGTAGTATCGACGAGATTAAAGATGTTTTGAGAAGGAGATTAGAAAGTTTAAATTTATAA
- a CDS encoding segregation/condensation protein A — protein MAKKGEIDPWNIDIVDLTDKFLQKIEDLRVSGRIILYASILLRMKSEVLLNEIYGEEDEDYELDFNSDLNNVDLFNDVRIDIPIVRRKVKRYTTLDELVRELRRIERLKERRAKRKRVEKRIVSFENVPHEEDVEEKIVEVYKSLLSLGMKEISFLNLVRGFDKPKKVTYYISILHLAYRKKLKVEQEKPYEDIRVILNERGD, from the coding sequence ATGGCGAAGAAGGGTGAGATAGACCCTTGGAATATAGACATAGTTGATCTAACCGACAAATTTCTCCAGAAGATAGAGGATCTAAGGGTTTCTGGGAGGATAATACTGTATGCATCGATCCTACTCAGAATGAAGTCAGAGGTCTTGCTGAACGAGATTTACGGTGAGGAGGATGAAGATTACGAACTCGATTTCAATTCTGATTTAAATAATGTTGATTTATTCAATGATGTAAGAATAGATATCCCCATTGTCAGGAGAAAGGTTAAGAGGTACACGACGTTGGATGAGCTTGTTCGTGAGCTTAGAAGGATTGAAAGGCTAAAGGAAAGAAGAGCAAAGAGAAAGAGAGTTGAGAAAAGAATTGTAAGCTTTGAAAATGTTCCACATGAGGAGGATGTGGAGGAGAAAATTGTAGAGGTTTACAAGAGTCTTCTGAGTCTTGGAATGAAAGAGATATCTTTTCTAAATCTCGTGAGAGGTTTCGATAAGCCCAAGAAGGTGACGTACTACATATCGATACTCCATCTCGCATACAGGAAAAAGTTGAAAGTTGAGCAGGAAAAGCCGTACGAGGATATAAGGGTGATCTTGAATGAAAGAGGAGATTGA
- the smc gene encoding chromosome segregation protein SMC — translation MFIRKIKLRNFKSFKKAEIEFRDNFTVITGPNGSGKSNIIDSILFCFGISSSKTLRADKLTDLIKHGQKEAEVTIELDGYIVRRRVKKTDKGYYSYYYINGKSVSYSDIERLIEKLGLNTEYNIVMQGDVTRVAEMTPIQRRKIIEDIAGISEFEEKKEKALEELEEVKRNIEKVEITIKEVDDRLSQLKVEREEAIKYKNLVEERELLLNYKRIHEYLRLVNTANSLRKRLEELNEERDQILKAITDINSRLVNLNEEVKEIVDRIESFKDSRLKRINEEINVVSNEISGLKKLISLFSSEVEDLNREKEKTLISLQRAEEEIKRINEELRDIDVKMESLENILNEKISYLNALKIKYDEITSRFRAQREELESKLNLLNELKEKRTSLLKEREKILEGLRRIGMEIDDMELSREKIDLSRIFDEIAEDERNLAILKNEMDKLKLKLFEIDGEIFKLRDEIAKIDKEIREKEIELAKVSAIQKPRAVEVVLKAKEEGKLEGIYGTVSQLCSVDEKYALALEIAGGNALNFIVVEDEDKAIRAVKYLKDVDGGRASFIPLNRINISLNLDKSVLSVEGVIDYAVNLIECDRKFRKVFELVYKDALVVEDIDTAKKFMNKFRVVTLDGDLIEKSGVITGGSIKKKATLGLFDRERRLREDIENLKRSRSELESKLSEVELERKDLEKRIEKLNEDITSLKSKISTSGAKVDEFSKLLKDIEEKLKEKRREAEILNSKALEVEEEINKIEENIRCIEREVKELESKLKDDRIVKLNTKIEEIRGEIERLKDLKSVLSSKQSSLVAKREQLIKAIEEYKSSLNDLEKKITERLNGIEDAKAKILELERRLESLREEERRINKEVGDLREKRDELLKEIDKLEKEKSQKTLAEKLLEERIKDLKEKLADVEKTLESYDIEIPKDLPSLEYVERKLLQVEEELKSFGEINMKAIQEYEDVKKRLDELIEKKKTLERERKEIIEKIKRIEKMKKEAFLSTFNSINEKFKEIVKELADGEGEIYLDKDDPFQSGLHIRFKPFGKPIQRLEAMSGGEKSLLTLAFIFAIQRYKPAPFYAFDEVDMFLDGVNVGRLAKMIKKLSKDAQFIVVSLRKPMLQEADHVIGVTRGGEEESIVTAIQLR, via the coding sequence ATGTTCATAAGGAAAATAAAGCTTAGAAACTTTAAATCATTCAAAAAAGCCGAAATAGAGTTCAGAGACAACTTTACAGTGATAACAGGACCCAACGGTAGCGGTAAATCCAACATAATCGACTCCATACTCTTTTGTTTTGGCATAAGTTCTTCAAAAACACTCAGAGCGGACAAGCTAACTGATCTAATAAAGCACGGGCAGAAAGAGGCAGAAGTTACGATAGAACTTGACGGATATATAGTTAGGAGAAGAGTGAAGAAGACAGACAAAGGCTATTACAGCTATTACTACATAAACGGTAAGAGTGTTAGTTACTCTGACATCGAAAGGCTAATTGAAAAGCTCGGGCTAAACACAGAGTACAACATCGTCATGCAGGGAGACGTTACGAGAGTTGCAGAGATGACACCAATTCAGAGAAGGAAAATAATCGAAGATATAGCTGGAATTTCGGAGTTCGAGGAAAAAAAGGAGAAGGCACTTGAGGAACTTGAGGAGGTTAAGAGGAACATAGAAAAGGTAGAGATAACAATAAAGGAGGTCGATGACAGGTTATCCCAGCTAAAGGTTGAGAGAGAAGAGGCTATAAAGTACAAGAATCTCGTAGAGGAAAGGGAGCTACTTCTGAATTACAAGAGAATTCACGAGTACCTCAGGCTGGTTAATACGGCAAACAGTTTGAGAAAGAGGTTGGAAGAGCTAAATGAGGAGAGAGACCAAATTTTGAAGGCTATTACGGATATAAACTCCAGACTCGTTAATCTGAATGAAGAAGTTAAGGAGATAGTTGATAGAATTGAATCATTCAAAGACAGTAGACTGAAAAGGATAAACGAAGAGATAAACGTTGTAAGCAACGAGATTAGCGGGCTTAAAAAGTTGATAAGTCTATTCAGTTCTGAAGTAGAAGATTTGAACAGGGAAAAAGAGAAGACTCTAATATCCCTTCAAAGGGCTGAGGAGGAGATAAAGAGAATTAACGAGGAACTCAGAGATATAGATGTCAAAATGGAGAGTCTTGAGAACATTCTGAATGAGAAGATTAGCTATCTAAACGCATTGAAAATTAAATACGATGAGATTACATCAAGATTCAGAGCTCAAAGAGAGGAGTTAGAGAGTAAGTTGAATTTGTTGAACGAGCTTAAAGAAAAGAGAACTTCTCTTCTGAAGGAGAGAGAAAAAATACTGGAAGGGCTGAGAAGAATTGGAATGGAAATAGATGATATGGAGTTAAGCAGAGAGAAGATTGATCTAAGCAGAATTTTCGATGAGATTGCTGAAGATGAAAGGAATTTAGCTATTCTTAAGAATGAAATGGACAAGTTGAAGCTAAAGTTGTTCGAGATTGATGGAGAGATATTCAAGCTGAGAGATGAGATTGCCAAGATCGATAAGGAGATAAGGGAAAAGGAGATCGAGCTTGCTAAGGTATCGGCAATTCAAAAGCCAAGAGCTGTTGAAGTTGTTTTGAAAGCTAAAGAGGAGGGCAAGCTTGAAGGAATATACGGAACTGTTTCACAGCTTTGCAGTGTTGATGAAAAATACGCTCTAGCTCTGGAAATTGCTGGAGGAAACGCCTTAAACTTCATAGTTGTTGAAGACGAGGACAAGGCTATAAGGGCTGTCAAGTATTTAAAGGACGTTGATGGAGGGAGAGCAAGCTTCATACCCCTTAACAGGATTAACATCAGTCTAAATCTCGACAAATCCGTTTTAAGTGTTGAAGGAGTAATAGATTACGCAGTCAATCTTATCGAGTGCGATAGAAAGTTCAGGAAAGTCTTTGAGCTCGTTTACAAGGATGCACTCGTAGTTGAAGATATTGATACGGCAAAGAAATTCATGAACAAGTTCAGAGTAGTTACCCTTGACGGAGATCTAATAGAGAAGAGCGGTGTAATAACTGGTGGATCAATCAAAAAGAAAGCGACTCTGGGTTTGTTTGACAGAGAGAGAAGATTGAGAGAAGATATCGAGAATCTAAAGAGAAGTAGGTCAGAGCTTGAGTCAAAACTTTCGGAAGTTGAGCTTGAAAGAAAGGATTTGGAGAAAAGAATTGAAAAGTTGAATGAAGACATTACGAGCCTCAAGAGTAAGATATCAACAAGCGGAGCTAAGGTTGATGAGTTTAGCAAACTTTTGAAAGATATCGAAGAGAAATTAAAAGAAAAGAGAAGAGAAGCCGAAATTCTGAACTCGAAAGCTTTGGAAGTTGAGGAGGAAATAAACAAAATAGAGGAAAATATCAGATGCATCGAAAGAGAAGTTAAAGAGTTAGAGTCGAAGTTGAAGGATGACAGGATCGTTAAATTAAATACAAAAATTGAAGAAATTAGAGGAGAGATAGAAAGGTTGAAAGATCTCAAATCAGTTCTTTCATCAAAGCAGAGCAGTTTAGTTGCTAAGAGAGAACAGCTAATTAAAGCGATAGAAGAATACAAGTCAAGCCTGAATGACTTGGAAAAGAAGATTACGGAGAGATTGAACGGTATCGAGGATGCTAAAGCTAAGATTTTGGAGCTTGAAAGGCGTTTGGAGAGTTTAAGAGAGGAAGAAAGGAGAATTAACAAGGAGGTTGGAGATCTCAGGGAAAAGAGGGACGAACTCCTAAAGGAGATAGACAAGCTCGAAAAGGAGAAATCTCAGAAGACGCTTGCTGAAAAGCTCTTGGAGGAGCGTATTAAAGATTTGAAGGAAAAACTGGCTGATGTTGAGAAAACTCTTGAATCTTACGACATCGAGATTCCGAAGGATCTCCCATCTCTAGAATACGTTGAGAGGAAGCTTCTGCAAGTTGAAGAGGAGTTGAAGAGTTTCGGCGAAATCAATATGAAAGCTATTCAAGAGTACGAGGATGTTAAGAAGAGATTGGACGAACTGATTGAAAAGAAGAAAACGCTTGAGAGGGAAAGGAAAGAGATCATTGAGAAGATAAAAAGAATTGAGAAGATGAAGAAAGAGGCTTTCCTATCCACTTTTAACTCCATAAACGAGAAATTCAAGGAGATAGTGAAAGAGTTGGCCGATGGTGAGGGTGAGATATACTTGGATAAAGATGATCCGTTCCAGAGTGGATTACATATCAGGTTCAAGCCTTTCGGAAAGCCCATTCAAAGGTTGGAAGCTATGAGTGGAGGAGAGAAGAGTTTGCTGACCTTAGCCTTCATATTTGCAATACAAAGGTACAAGCCCGCTCCTTTCTACGCTTTCGATGAGGTGGATATGTTCTTGGACGGCGTGAACGTTGGAAGGTTGGCAAAGATGATAAAGAAGCTTTCAAAGGATGCACAGTTCATAGTTGTCTCTCTGAGAAAGCCAATGCTTCAAGAGGCAGACCACGTGATTGGGGTTACGAGGGGAGGTGAGGAGGAATCGATAGTGACCGCGATCCAATTGAGATAA
- a CDS encoding methionine synthase, whose translation MKTTVVGSYPKPKWLLRMIRLHKEGKVDDKVMDEAYKDAVKAVVKDHEIAGVDIIWDGEMRREEMTSYFAERIDGFVIYGEVRVWGNAYYPKPSIVGELRYRDELAIKDFLYLRSVTDKEIKVPITGAYTIVDWSFNEYYPSKEEAVYALAEVLNKEFRELVKVGANYIQIDEPAIPTHPEEIEIAKNAVEIMVKGVKAYIGMHMCYGNYRAIFPEILDFKVDQIDFEFANRNFEDLAILKEYDYDKDLGFGCIDVHSKRVETVEEVKRAIYMALEIVKPDQLYVDPDCGLKLLPRDIAFEKLKVMVQATNEVRKELGLER comes from the coding sequence ATGAAAACCACAGTAGTTGGAAGTTATCCAAAACCAAAGTGGCTTCTCAGGATGATCAGACTCCATAAAGAGGGCAAAGTCGATGACAAAGTGATGGATGAAGCCTACAAGGATGCTGTGAAAGCTGTAGTTAAGGATCATGAGATTGCTGGTGTCGATATAATCTGGGATGGAGAGATGCGTAGAGAGGAGATGACATCATACTTCGCCGAGAGAATAGACGGTTTTGTAATATACGGTGAGGTTAGAGTTTGGGGTAACGCTTACTACCCGAAGCCTTCGATAGTCGGCGAGCTTAGATACAGAGACGAGCTAGCCATCAAGGATTTTCTATACCTCAGAAGTGTGACCGACAAGGAGATCAAAGTTCCAATAACTGGAGCGTACACAATAGTTGACTGGAGCTTCAACGAGTATTATCCGAGCAAAGAAGAAGCTGTATATGCTCTGGCTGAGGTTTTGAACAAGGAGTTCAGAGAGCTTGTGAAGGTCGGAGCGAACTACATCCAGATCGACGAGCCGGCAATTCCCACACATCCGGAAGAGATAGAGATTGCTAAAAATGCCGTTGAGATAATGGTGAAGGGAGTAAAAGCTTACATAGGTATGCACATGTGCTACGGAAATTACAGGGCGATATTTCCGGAAATTCTGGACTTCAAAGTTGATCAGATAGATTTTGAATTTGCAAACAGAAACTTCGAAGATTTGGCAATACTGAAAGAATATGACTACGACAAGGATTTGGGATTTGGTTGCATAGACGTTCACAGTAAGAGAGTCGAGACAGTTGAAGAGGTTAAAAGGGCAATATACATGGCTCTGGAAATAGTTAAACCAGATCAACTCTACGTCGATCCAGATTGTGGATTGAAGCTCCTGCCAAGGGATATTGCGTTTGAGAAGCTCAAGGTGATGGTTCAAGCAACTAACGAGGTTAGGAAGGAGCTGGGGTTAGAGCGTTAG
- a CDS encoding translation initiation factor IF-2 subunit alpha, producing the protein MSEEKEERLIIKRDGYPSPGEIVIGTVTRVMDFGAFVSLDEYENKEGMVHISEVAPGWIKDIRDHVKKGQKVVCKVLGVNPKRGHIDLSIKDVTERQKREKWQEWKNELKAFKWLEIIGEKLGLSREQLIEIGKKLIKEYDSVYEAFVECAYEGYEVLAKIVGEEFAKEMAEIARENIKPPRVKVRGYFELKSYAGDGVERIKKALMKAYDVIKKFPNIKAEIEYVGAPRYRIVLEADDYKVAEKALKSVVDTVLKTIKRLGGEGNFVREHIG; encoded by the coding sequence ATGAGTGAGGAGAAAGAGGAAAGGCTGATTATTAAGAGAGACGGCTATCCTTCTCCCGGAGAAATTGTAATAGGGACTGTCACAAGAGTAATGGACTTCGGAGCATTCGTTTCGCTCGATGAGTACGAGAACAAAGAGGGAATGGTTCACATAAGCGAAGTCGCACCGGGATGGATAAAGGATATAAGGGACCATGTCAAGAAGGGACAAAAGGTCGTCTGCAAGGTTCTAGGCGTAAATCCGAAGAGAGGACACATCGATTTGTCGATCAAAGACGTTACAGAAAGGCAAAAGAGGGAAAAGTGGCAGGAGTGGAAGAACGAGCTCAAGGCATTTAAATGGCTTGAAATCATCGGTGAAAAGTTGGGGTTGAGTAGGGAGCAACTTATCGAGATAGGAAAGAAATTGATTAAAGAGTATGACAGCGTATACGAGGCTTTTGTTGAGTGTGCCTACGAAGGCTACGAAGTTCTTGCGAAAATAGTTGGAGAGGAATTTGCAAAAGAGATGGCAGAAATTGCGAGAGAAAACATCAAACCGCCCAGAGTTAAGGTGAGAGGGTACTTTGAGCTCAAGAGCTATGCTGGTGATGGCGTTGAAAGAATAAAGAAGGCGCTGATGAAAGCCTATGACGTGATAAAGAAGTTTCCAAATATTAAAGCTGAAATTGAATACGTTGGTGCACCGAGATACAGGATTGTACTTGAAGCTGACGACTATAAGGTTGCCGAGAAGGCTTTGAAATCCGTGGTCGATACGGTCTTAAAAACGATAAAGAGGCTAGGTGGAGAGGGTAATTTTGTCAGGGAGCATATAGGGTGA
- a CDS encoding transcription initiation factor IIB, with translation MVEKEKVREVEKEKEKEKEEVKEIEKEEIIEVCPECGSPRIVRDYKRGELICQDCGYVIEERYIDAGPEWRAFDSEQREKRSRVGAPITYTIHDKGLTTIIDWNNKDYYGKAISVRTRAQLFRLRKWQRRIRISNATERNLAFALSELDRMASALGLPKSVRETAAVIYRKAIEKNLIRGRSIEGVVAAALYAACRQAGVPRTLDEIAQYSRVDRKEIGRTYRFIARELGLKLMPTSPADYVPRFCAALGLSGEVQRKAIEIIKKAEERELTSGRGPTGVAAAAIYIASILCGERRTQREVAEVAGVTEVTIRNRYKELAEKLGIDIIL, from the coding sequence ATGGTAGAAAAGGAGAAGGTAAGGGAGGTAGAAAAGGAAAAGGAGAAGGAAAAGGAAGAGGTAAAAGAGATAGAAAAAGAGGAAATAATTGAAGTCTGCCCTGAATGTGGTAGCCCGAGGATAGTTAGAGACTACAAGAGGGGTGAATTAATCTGTCAGGATTGCGGTTACGTTATCGAAGAAAGATATATCGATGCTGGACCTGAGTGGAGAGCATTTGACAGCGAGCAGAGAGAGAAGAGGAGCAGAGTTGGAGCTCCTATAACATATACTATCCACGATAAAGGTCTAACTACGATCATCGACTGGAACAACAAGGACTATTATGGAAAGGCAATCTCCGTAAGGACTAGAGCACAGCTGTTTAGGCTTAGAAAGTGGCAGAGGAGGATTAGAATAAGCAACGCTACTGAAAGAAACCTTGCATTCGCTTTGAGTGAACTAGACAGAATGGCATCAGCCTTAGGACTGCCTAAGAGCGTTAGAGAAACAGCTGCAGTCATTTACAGAAAGGCCATTGAGAAAAACCTTATCAGGGGTAGGAGTATTGAGGGAGTTGTTGCTGCAGCTTTATACGCTGCTTGCAGGCAGGCTGGTGTGCCTAGAACTTTGGACGAGATTGCACAGTATTCGAGAGTTGATAGAAAGGAGATAGGAAGAACGTACAGGTTCATTGCGAGAGAATTGGGCTTAAAGCTCATGCCCACAAGCCCAGCGGACTACGTTCCAAGATTCTGCGCTGCTCTAGGTCTAAGTGGTGAGGTGCAGAGAAAGGCTATTGAGATAATCAAGAAGGCCGAAGAGAGAGAATTGACAAGCGGAAGAGGTCCAACTGGAGTTGCTGCAGCGGCTATATACATAGCTTCAATTCTGTGCGGAGAGAGGAGAACTCAGAGAGAGGTCGCCGAAGTCGCTGGCGTTACCGAAGTCACCATAAGGAACAGATACAAAGAATTGGCTGAAAAGTTGGGAATTGACATCATTCTCTAA
- a CDS encoding H/ACA ribonucleoprotein complex subunit GAR1: protein MRLKKIGKVSHVSKSGFIVVKAKELPKIGSEVCNRKLEKIGYVYDIIGPVKSPFILIRPKDRKVLRRFDDELFVIEGGEDYGRKGEGKGGRKGKGEGKGRGKRDRKRGNN from the coding sequence ATGAGGCTGAAGAAAATCGGTAAAGTTAGTCATGTGTCGAAGTCAGGATTCATAGTAGTAAAAGCCAAGGAACTCCCAAAAATTGGTTCTGAAGTTTGTAACAGAAAGCTCGAGAAAATAGGTTACGTTTATGACATAATTGGGCCAGTAAAATCACCGTTCATTCTAATCCGTCCAAAAGATAGGAAGGTGTTGAGAAGGTTTGACGATGAATTGTTTGTAATTGAAGGGGGTGAGGATTATGGTAGAAAAGGAGAAGGTAAGGGAGGTAGAAAAGGAAAAGGAGAAGGAAAAGGAAGAGGTAAAAGAGATAGAAAAAGAGGAAATAATTGA
- the larE gene encoding ATP-dependent sacrificial sulfur transferase LarE: protein MSKIEKLKEFISKIGKNGVVVMFSGGVDSVTLTKLCKDVIKRVFAVTVVSEVLSKYDVEYAKSVAKEIGVDHYILEIDLLNDENFVRNDENRCYFCKKKMIRMVKEFASAVGVECIVEGTNVSELNEYRPGYRAVVEEGVYSPWIEVGIDKEEIRSIAKKLGLSVHDNPPTTCLATRIPFGHRITHERLRRIEKAESIVRDLDFKVVRVRDYGDIAIVEVGREERSKFFNVDLMDYLSKSLKDLGYKYVTLNLEGYSRF from the coding sequence GTGTCAAAAATTGAAAAACTAAAGGAATTCATATCGAAAATTGGGAAGAACGGCGTAGTTGTGATGTTCTCCGGAGGAGTTGACAGTGTTACGCTTACCAAGCTTTGCAAAGATGTTATTAAGAGAGTTTTTGCTGTAACGGTAGTATCGGAAGTTTTATCAAAATACGATGTTGAATATGCGAAGTCTGTTGCCAAAGAGATTGGAGTTGACCATTACATTCTTGAAATTGATCTACTCAACGATGAAAACTTTGTAAGGAATGACGAAAACAGATGTTACTTCTGCAAAAAGAAAATGATAAGGATGGTGAAGGAGTTTGCGAGTGCAGTCGGTGTAGAATGTATAGTCGAGGGAACCAACGTAAGCGAATTGAATGAATACAGACCGGGCTATAGGGCTGTTGTTGAAGAAGGTGTATACAGTCCGTGGATCGAAGTGGGAATTGATAAGGAGGAGATTAGATCGATTGCAAAGAAGCTAGGTCTGAGTGTGCACGACAACCCCCCAACGACTTGCCTAGCCACGAGGATACCTTTTGGACATAGAATAACGCATGAGAGGTTGAGGAGAATTGAAAAAGCTGAAAGCATCGTAAGGGATCTCGACTTCAAGGTTGTAAGGGTAAGGGATTATGGAGATATAGCAATTGTAGAAGTTGGTAGAGAAGAGAGATCTAAGTTTTTCAATGTTGATTTGATGGATTACCTCTCAAAGAGTTTAAAGGATTTGGGTTACAAGTACGTTACACTAAATTTGGAAGGCTACAGCAGATTCTAG
- a CDS encoding metal-dependent transcriptional regulator, giving the protein MERVEEYLEAILDIQEKEKRVVRTSDIAKRLNVKPSSVTEMFIKLKDMGYVDYVPYRGVVLTEDGRRIAEKIKRYYKIFEKFFKFLGVDEEKAKELSCELEHHADEKVVERICTIISSVCDICDECKFEELPLSEAGKGKYVVLIAPKSAKDLIKVGDRIEVIENNDTIKIKVGEEIFELSKDFGKKIIVRKA; this is encoded by the coding sequence GTGGAAAGGGTTGAGGAGTACCTCGAGGCCATACTCGATATACAGGAGAAGGAGAAGAGAGTTGTTAGGACGAGTGATATAGCTAAGAGACTAAACGTTAAGCCGTCAAGCGTTACGGAGATGTTTATTAAACTGAAAGATATGGGCTACGTTGATTATGTTCCTTACAGAGGTGTTGTTCTAACTGAGGATGGAAGACGGATAGCAGAAAAAATAAAGAGATATTATAAGATATTTGAAAAGTTTTTCAAGTTTCTAGGCGTTGATGAGGAAAAGGCAAAAGAGTTGAGTTGCGAACTGGAGCATCACGCTGATGAGAAAGTTGTTGAAAGGATATGCACAATAATATCGAGCGTATGCGACATCTGCGATGAGTGCAAGTTTGAAGAGTTGCCTCTTTCGGAGGCTGGAAAGGGTAAGTATGTAGTTCTGATCGCACCTAAGAGCGCGAAAGATCTAATCAAAGTTGGAGATAGAATCGAGGTTATAGAAAACAATGATACAATAAAAATTAAAGTTGGTGAAGAAATCTTTGAACTTTCGAAAGACTTTGGTAAGAAGATAATTGTTAGGAAGGCTTAA
- a CDS encoding DUF5371 family protein yields the protein MTKIVHAQTVLPEDVLEELKRKTGESTTKDALAKAVEHYLRCPYIHEDTFEKKIEEIIKKKKKS from the coding sequence TTGACGAAGATCGTCCACGCTCAAACCGTCTTGCCTGAAGACGTTTTAGAAGAGTTGAAGAGAAAAACGGGAGAGAGTACTACAAAGGATGCGCTGGCTAAAGCCGTTGAGCACTACTTGAGGTGCCCGTACATCCACGAAGATACGTTTGAGAAGAAGATAGAAGAGATTATCAAAAAGAAAAAGAAGTCTTAA